A single Methylomonas sp. AM2-LC DNA region contains:
- a CDS encoding DUF3570 domain-containing protein → MVVTKKPTALPINKVPRLLTQVAACRAALAQSLVRAPANTHKPKPKALIKVLCLSALTLPGMLSQAHADTDEDEVGYQFSHYEEGKRPLYAPGQTTDSQGDTFSNGKRVPFTNQYQPLTANSEHGFTRFRLNDRVRFAFNYNHDVWSGATPMNTMPLAVGGFGPSTLGTASPSYEAMQQYQFFDAQGHFLRQDSYNYLLNPDGSVSGIAPGKLVRDNRLQHLLGYASPESRHQIDMKLGYDWDNAALDMGAGTSNEPDYQSNFANLNTKLEFNQKQTAVNLGLSYTSSDTHAYNQSWTNYNLMNPAYTLTPGRLNANRRDVAITLAFSQVMNKNDVFNAGFSYTRSTGFQSNPYKSVSMFVLDPNWRTDGLSYYNVNSNTLPGVQMSILGDWVAEQRPELRNQFTWDGSFLHYMPAVNAAAKLGYSYFRDDWGISSHTFDGEWRQDLGGSWLLTPHVRYYSQSAASFYAPYFFTYCSPINGCPNGGIDSSTVINTPKNYSSDQRLSAYGTLSGGVSLAKQFAKGLSMELGFEYYTHNSALKMGGGGSGDYTDFHSYTVNAALHANLGKLKLVSTLFDSGSMLEGWFDDSTAPTEHANHSAHHSHNPTPAGVMFAHMQDQPGEWMLGYRFMQSDVGGDLLHGSQKVDFAQVQNTACPKQHGSVGLSVFSTATCLMPPGKMSMNMHMLDLMYAPTDWLNLMLMPQFVDMSMKMDMSLMTSQMMMMMGGGMETWTGRDHQQSGGFGDTGAYMLFRLFDGDGHHVHLTQGISIPTGTINTRYEWNSFNYYSYDMQSGSGTWDYKPSLTYTGEQDDWFWGGQFSGTHRLQAVSSHGWALGDLWQGTAWGGYHLTDWLSSTVRGVYTAQSAINGQYLNGGALGVSTWANMPNQYPQNYGGSYADVGVGLSATIPKGNFAGNTFGFEWLQPVYTYVNGYQADRVGALSASWSYAF, encoded by the coding sequence GTGGTTGTAACTAAAAAACCAACAGCGTTACCGATAAACAAAGTGCCACGCCTGCTAACCCAAGTCGCCGCTTGTCGGGCTGCATTGGCACAATCTTTGGTTCGCGCCCCGGCCAATACGCACAAACCAAAGCCCAAAGCCCTAATAAAAGTGCTTTGCCTATCTGCACTCACCCTGCCCGGCATGCTTAGCCAGGCGCATGCCGATACTGATGAAGACGAGGTAGGTTATCAGTTTAGTCATTATGAAGAGGGCAAGCGGCCGTTGTATGCTCCGGGTCAAACCACCGATTCACAAGGAGATACATTCTCTAATGGCAAGCGTGTGCCTTTCACCAATCAATATCAACCACTCACCGCTAATAGTGAACACGGTTTTACGCGTTTTCGACTGAATGATCGGGTGCGTTTTGCTTTTAACTATAATCACGATGTCTGGTCTGGTGCTACACCTATGAATACCATGCCTTTGGCGGTGGGTGGTTTTGGACCTTCAACTTTAGGTACAGCCTCGCCATCTTATGAAGCAATGCAACAATATCAGTTTTTTGACGCACAAGGGCATTTTCTACGGCAGGATAGTTATAATTATTTGTTGAATCCTGATGGTTCTGTTAGCGGCATTGCGCCAGGTAAGCTAGTGCGGGATAACCGTCTACAGCATCTTCTGGGCTATGCCTCACCGGAAAGTCGCCATCAAATTGATATGAAACTGGGTTACGATTGGGACAATGCCGCGCTGGATATGGGTGCGGGTACCTCTAACGAGCCTGATTACCAGTCCAACTTTGCCAATCTGAACACTAAGCTGGAATTTAACCAGAAACAAACCGCCGTCAATTTGGGCTTGAGTTATACCAGTAGCGATACCCACGCTTACAATCAAAGCTGGACCAATTACAATCTGATGAATCCGGCTTATACCCTAACGCCGGGCAGGTTGAACGCCAACCGCCGCGATGTCGCTATTACCTTGGCCTTTAGTCAGGTAATGAATAAAAACGATGTGTTTAATGCTGGTTTTAGTTACACCCGCAGTACCGGCTTTCAGTCTAACCCGTATAAATCGGTGAGCATGTTTGTGCTCGATCCTAACTGGCGAACAGATGGGCTTTCTTATTATAATGTGAACAGTAACACCTTGCCGGGTGTACAGATGTCGATTTTAGGGGATTGGGTGGCGGAACAGCGCCCAGAGTTACGTAACCAGTTTACCTGGGATGGCAGCTTTTTGCATTATATGCCTGCCGTTAATGCGGCGGCTAAATTGGGTTACAGTTATTTTAGGGACGATTGGGGAATTAGCTCCCATACTTTTGATGGGGAATGGCGACAAGATTTGGGGGGTAGTTGGTTGCTTACCCCGCATGTGCGTTACTACTCGCAATCTGCGGCCTCTTTTTACGCGCCGTATTTTTTTACCTATTGTTCACCTATCAATGGTTGTCCTAATGGTGGTATTGATTCTAGTACCGTTATTAATACACCGAAGAACTATTCCAGCGACCAGCGCTTATCGGCCTATGGTACCTTGAGTGGTGGAGTTTCCCTGGCAAAGCAATTTGCCAAGGGTTTAAGTATGGAATTGGGTTTTGAATACTACACCCACAACAGCGCGTTAAAAATGGGTGGCGGTGGCTCTGGCGATTATACTGACTTTCACTCGTATACGGTCAATGCTGCGTTGCATGCCAATCTGGGTAAGTTAAAACTAGTCAGTACCCTGTTTGATAGCGGCAGTATGCTGGAGGGCTGGTTCGACGACAGCACTGCGCCAACGGAGCATGCCAATCACAGCGCACACCACTCGCATAATCCAACCCCAGCTGGGGTAATGTTTGCGCATATGCAGGATCAGCCCGGTGAGTGGATGTTGGGATACCGCTTTATGCAAAGTGATGTGGGTGGGGATTTATTGCATGGCAGTCAAAAAGTCGATTTTGCACAGGTACAAAATACCGCCTGTCCAAAACAGCATGGTTCAGTTGGTTTGTCTGTGTTCAGCACAGCCACCTGTTTAATGCCGCCCGGCAAAATGAGCATGAATATGCATATGCTGGATTTAATGTACGCACCCACCGATTGGTTGAATTTAATGTTGATGCCGCAGTTTGTGGATATGAGCATGAAAATGGATATGTCCTTAATGACGTCGCAAATGATGATGATGATGGGGGGAGGTATGGAAACCTGGACTGGCCGAGATCATCAGCAAAGTGGTGGTTTTGGCGATACGGGGGCTTATATGTTGTTCCGCTTGTTCGATGGCGATGGACATCATGTGCATTTAACTCAGGGTATCAGCATACCCACCGGTACAATCAATACCCGTTATGAGTGGAATTCGTTTAACTATTATTCCTATGATATGCAATCCGGTAGTGGTACTTGGGATTATAAACCTAGCCTGACATATACAGGTGAACAGGATGACTGGTTCTGGGGTGGACAGTTTAGCGGTACGCATCGCTTGCAAGCCGTTAGTAGCCACGGCTGGGCTTTGGGTGATTTATGGCAGGGTACTGCCTGGGGTGGTTATCACCTGACCGACTGGTTAAGCAGTACTGTGCGCGGTGTGTATACCGCGCAAAGCGCCATTAATGGTCAATATCTGAATGGTGGAGCACTTGGAGTCTCTACCTGGGCCAATATGCCAAACCAATATCCGCAAAACTATGGTGGCAGCTATGCAGATGTGGGTGTTGGCTTATCCGCCACCATACCCAAAGGCAATTTTGCTGGCAATACTTTTGGTTTTGAATGGTTGCAACCGGTTTATACCTATGTCAATGGCTATCAGGCAGACAGGGTTGGGGCGTTATCTGCTTCTTGGAGTTATGCCTTTTAA
- a CDS encoding VPLPA-CTERM sorting domain-containing protein → MYKIKITGSMQKNALIVTGAACLLMTGVVAQADTGTYTLSYPTSGVYGGNDGNPINGGYNVLNSFLAINNNGTIAGTINDTNLSGAGHGGFAGSSAVIYGDGSNSAGTVVSGINSAGGIVGTYTIGVGTSSFYSNAANYGSAAPTVTLVDNNLHGSTNATTVVGGINDAGTAVGVSTLRNGSQYIFEYNTTTSGYTDLAFGISGASSISANAISSNGYIAGTYVDTNGIEQGYVYDGSTWTSITDPNVLGNTTNLAELTVVTGVNKLGEVVGYYQDANGLDHGFVYDLTNHNFGTNNVNASIDDPNSTQSNTQIFGINDKGTIVGTTDGTWGFVGTAQVAAVPVPGAFWLMSSALAGFGFIKRRKV, encoded by the coding sequence ATGTACAAAATTAAAATCACCGGAAGCATGCAGAAAAATGCATTAATAGTCACGGGTGCCGCTTGCTTGTTGATGACAGGCGTTGTTGCTCAAGCGGATACCGGCACCTATACCTTAAGTTATCCTACTAGTGGTGTTTACGGTGGTAATGATGGTAACCCCATTAACGGTGGCTATAACGTTTTAAATAGCTTTTTGGCGATCAATAATAACGGTACCATCGCTGGCACCATCAACGATACCAATCTGAGTGGGGCGGGTCATGGCGGTTTTGCGGGTAGCTCTGCCGTTATTTATGGTGACGGATCTAATTCTGCTGGAACCGTTGTTAGCGGCATTAATTCGGCAGGCGGTATTGTTGGAACTTATACTATTGGCGTTGGAACTTCCAGTTTTTACTCTAATGCCGCCAATTATGGCAGTGCAGCACCAACGGTAACACTGGTAGACAACAATCTGCACGGCAGCACAAACGCTACAACGGTGGTGGGTGGCATTAACGATGCAGGTACTGCGGTAGGTGTTTCTACTCTGCGGAACGGTAGTCAATATATTTTTGAATACAATACCACTACTTCGGGTTATACCGATTTAGCTTTTGGTATTAGCGGCGCTAGTAGTATTTCGGCCAATGCTATCAGCAGCAACGGCTATATTGCGGGTACTTATGTTGATACTAACGGTATAGAGCAGGGTTATGTTTATGATGGCAGTACCTGGACTAGCATTACCGATCCCAATGTGCTGGGTAATACCACTAATCTCGCGGAACTGACAGTGGTGACTGGTGTAAATAAATTGGGTGAAGTGGTGGGTTATTATCAGGATGCTAATGGGCTAGACCATGGTTTTGTGTATGATTTAACTAATCATAATTTTGGAACCAATAATGTCAATGCCAGTATTGATGATCCTAACAGCACACAGTCCAATACCCAAATTTTTGGGATAAACGATAAGGGTACTATTGTGGGTACTACTGATGGCACTTGGGGCTTTGTGGGTACGGCTCAGGTAGCGGCAGTGCCAGTACCTGGCGCGTTCTGGCTAATGTCATCGGCATTGGCGGGTTTTGGGTTTATTAAACGCCGTAAGGTATAA
- a CDS encoding FAD:protein FMN transferase gives MTPQRKKLGLFNYRFKAMGTVCSMQCYASSEEAGRKVSELVHADVSRLEQLYSRYLPESLLSNINRTAAQGGEIRLDEETAGLFNYAATCYENSDGLFDVTSGVLRRAWRFDQAQVPAQETIDALLLTVGWQKLVWEAPLLRFPVPGLEIDLGGVVKEYAADRAAVICQDAGIRHGFINLGGDIRIVGPHPDGSPWHAGIEHPRIKGEVLANLELFNGALACSGDYERCMVINGERYSHIINPFTGWPAKHMASVSVVADFCLVAGSASTIAMLKEADGPAWLEELGLPHLWMDVHGKTGSM, from the coding sequence ATGACCCCGCAACGTAAGAAACTTGGTTTGTTTAATTATCGGTTTAAAGCCATGGGGACAGTGTGCAGTATGCAGTGTTATGCCAGCAGCGAAGAGGCGGGGCGTAAGGTGTCGGAACTGGTGCATGCGGATGTTTCGCGCTTGGAGCAATTGTATTCGCGCTATTTGCCGGAAAGCTTGTTAAGTAATATAAATCGTACTGCTGCGCAGGGTGGTGAGATTAGGTTGGACGAAGAAACGGCCGGCTTATTTAATTATGCGGCTACTTGTTATGAGAATAGCGATGGTTTGTTTGATGTTACTTCGGGGGTGTTGCGCCGCGCTTGGCGTTTTGATCAGGCGCAAGTGCCAGCTCAGGAAACGATTGATGCATTATTGCTTACTGTAGGTTGGCAGAAGCTGGTTTGGGAAGCGCCACTGTTGCGTTTTCCAGTGCCGGGTTTGGAGATTGATTTGGGTGGGGTGGTTAAGGAATATGCAGCAGATCGGGCAGCGGTGATTTGTCAGGATGCCGGTATACGCCATGGGTTTATTAATTTGGGTGGCGATATTCGTATTGTCGGCCCTCATCCAGATGGTAGCCCTTGGCATGCGGGCATTGAGCATCCGCGTATTAAGGGTGAGGTATTAGCGAATCTGGAATTGTTTAACGGTGCTTTGGCTTGTAGTGGCGATTATGAGCGATGCATGGTGATTAATGGCGAACGTTATAGTCATATTATTAATCCTTTTACCGGCTGGCCTGCAAAGCATATGGCTAGTGTGAGTGTGGTTGCCGATTTTTGCTTGGTGGCGGGTAGTGCTTCTACTATAGCTATGTTGAAAGAAGCCGATGGTCCGGCGTGGCTGGAAGAGCTAGGTTTGCCGCATTTGTGGATGGATGTACACGGAAAAACCGGCAGCATGTAA
- the corA gene encoding magnesium/cobalt transporter CorA, which produces MIMKCVAYKNGQALGDLTIADISEALKDKETFVWLGLREADSELLRNIQEEFGLHELAVEDALTAHQRPKIEQYGDSLFLVLHTVILDEECVNFGETHIFVGNRFVVTVRHGSSISLNKVRKRCEAKPAQMQKGSSFVLYSIMDFIVDSYMPVVEGLQQRFDVLEEAIFQQRPSRQTLEGLYELKRELLSLHAAITPLIDICNELMRFHNGFIHKDVRVYFRDIADHIKRIDQSIDATREMLIAAMQVHLTFESVRQNEVVKGLAGWGAILAIPTMVFSWYGMNFKYMPELDWPYSYPAVVGGVSLCSLMLYIRLKRRGWI; this is translated from the coding sequence ATGATCATGAAATGCGTGGCCTATAAAAATGGGCAGGCGTTGGGAGACCTGACCATTGCAGACATCAGCGAAGCGCTGAAAGATAAAGAAACTTTTGTGTGGTTGGGTTTGCGTGAGGCGGACAGCGAGTTGTTGCGTAACATCCAGGAAGAATTTGGTTTGCACGAACTGGCAGTTGAAGATGCTCTCACCGCTCATCAGCGCCCCAAAATCGAACAATACGGTGATTCGCTGTTTTTAGTTCTGCACACTGTCATACTCGATGAAGAGTGCGTCAATTTTGGAGAAACGCATATTTTTGTCGGCAACCGCTTTGTTGTCACGGTGCGCCATGGTTCCTCCATAAGCTTAAACAAAGTACGCAAACGTTGCGAAGCCAAACCCGCACAAATGCAAAAAGGCTCCAGCTTTGTACTTTATTCCATCATGGATTTTATTGTCGATAGCTACATGCCAGTTGTAGAAGGTTTACAACAACGTTTTGATGTACTGGAAGAAGCTATTTTCCAGCAACGTCCTAGTCGCCAAACGTTGGAAGGGCTATACGAATTAAAACGGGAACTGTTAAGCCTGCACGCAGCAATTACGCCCTTAATTGATATTTGCAACGAATTAATGCGCTTTCATAATGGCTTTATCCATAAAGACGTGCGCGTCTATTTTCGCGACATTGCCGACCATATTAAGCGTATAGACCAATCCATCGACGCTACCCGCGAAATGCTGATTGCCGCTATGCAAGTGCATCTAACATTTGAATCAGTACGTCAAAACGAAGTGGTAAAAGGACTGGCAGGCTGGGGCGCAATTTTAGCCATCCCAACCATGGTGTTCAGCTGGTACGGAATGAACTTTAAATATATGCCCGAACTGGATTGGCCCTACAGCTACCCCGCTGTGGTAGGTGGTGTGTCGTTATGTAGTTTAATGTTGTATATTCGACTAAAGCGACGCGGATGGATTTAA
- a CDS encoding hemolysin family protein gives MDIGLIVILIFINGLFAMSEMALVSSGKARLQKLVDERRAGAKSALKLHQEPNRFLSTIQVGITLVAIVNGVLGDEAFTGPIYQQLHKIPIIAPHADVLSRVLTVILITYLTVVIGELVPKRLALLRPEGIAVIVARPMNLLAIIASPLVWWLSSSSNLLLRLMRANRPPETTVSNEEIKILMEIGSETGVFHASEGTLVANILRLDEQRVGAIMTPRKDIFCIDLAETAEDVRHKIAESSYSRTVICKNGLENVLGILDRSDLLKTVMNGAALDIIEHLRPALYVPESMTLVYLLEFFRKNHADFALIVNEYGETEGLVTLGDVLSAIVGDLPSIESELDPDVVRREDGSWLVDGGLSIKRLKTVIGMNAYFPGEVTNAYNTVGGFILFQLEKIPRVADHFVYTDWYFEVVDIDGIRIDKVLIIPKQPLETAS, from the coding sequence ATGGACATTGGTCTTATTGTCATTTTGATATTTATAAACGGTCTGTTCGCCATGTCAGAAATGGCATTAGTTTCATCTGGAAAAGCTCGCTTGCAAAAGCTGGTGGATGAACGGCGGGCAGGAGCTAAATCCGCACTTAAACTGCATCAGGAACCCAATCGGTTTTTATCGACAATCCAGGTAGGTATTACTCTGGTAGCTATTGTTAATGGTGTATTGGGTGATGAGGCTTTCACCGGGCCAATTTATCAACAACTGCATAAAATACCTATCATCGCACCGCATGCCGATGTGCTATCCAGGGTATTAACCGTTATTTTGATTACCTATTTAACTGTGGTTATCGGCGAACTGGTACCCAAACGTTTGGCATTATTGCGACCAGAAGGCATAGCCGTTATCGTTGCCCGCCCCATGAATCTATTGGCCATTATTGCCAGTCCATTAGTCTGGTGGCTATCCAGTTCCAGCAATCTACTGCTACGACTGATGCGCGCCAATCGCCCCCCCGAAACCACCGTCAGTAATGAAGAAATTAAAATATTGATGGAAATTGGTTCCGAAACAGGCGTATTTCATGCCAGCGAAGGCACTCTGGTTGCCAATATTCTACGCTTGGATGAACAACGGGTAGGCGCCATTATGACCCCGCGCAAAGACATTTTCTGCATTGACTTAGCTGAAACAGCAGAAGATGTGCGGCATAAAATCGCCGAAAGCAGCTATTCCAGAACAGTCATCTGCAAAAACGGCCTGGAAAACGTACTGGGCATTTTGGATCGTAGCGATTTATTAAAAACCGTGATGAACGGTGCCGCTTTGGATATTATTGAGCATCTGCGCCCGGCATTGTATGTACCGGAATCGATGACACTGGTTTATCTTCTAGAGTTTTTCCGCAAAAACCATGCTGATTTTGCCCTGATCGTCAATGAATACGGCGAAACAGAAGGCTTGGTAACACTAGGTGATGTACTATCTGCCATTGTCGGCGATCTGCCTAGTATTGAATCGGAACTTGACCCAGATGTAGTAAGGCGCGAAGATGGTTCCTGGCTGGTCGATGGCGGATTATCCATCAAACGTCTCAAAACTGTCATCGGCATGAATGCCTATTTCCCAGGAGAAGTCACCAATGCCTATAACACTGTAGGCGGATTTATCCTTTTTCAACTGGAAAAAATTCCGCGCGTTGCAGACCATTTTGTCTACACCGACTGGTATTTTGAAGTGGTGGATATCGACGGTATTCGCATTGACAAAGTATTAATTATCCCCAAACAGCCATTGGAAACAGCCAGCTAA
- a CDS encoding YgiQ family radical SAM protein gives MNFNAANIFGYKKYWAHRFGPASELPMSLTEMHQLGWDACDIILVTGDAYVDHPSFGMAVIGRVLEAQGFRVGIISQPDWHSAEDFKKLGQPKLFFGVTGGNMDSMVNRYTSDKKIRSNDAYTAQGAAGKRPDRAVNVYAHRCREAYKQVPIIIGGIEASLRRMAHYDYWSDTVRKSILLDSKADLLVYGNAERQIVEIAQRLAKGETVADLKGIRGTVHFVKQIPQGWIEKDSSDIDKPGAIITHHNPYQEMPECDKKPASDSNEQVLQFKPIANSQRNKTVIRLPAYEVVKDDPIQYAHASRVMHGETNPGNARALIQRHANREVWINPPPYPLTTEEMDGVFDLPYSRLPHTEYGKANIPAFEMIQHSVLIMRGCFGGCSFCSITEHEGRIIQNRSEDSIIREIEAIRDTSPNFTGHISDLGGPTANMWRLACKDAEIEASCRKPSCVFPGICHNLNTDQTPLIKLYRRARAIPGIKKIFIASGLRYDIAVENPEYVKELVTHHVGGYLKIAPEHTEQGPLSKMMKPGMGSYDRFKQMFDKYSKEAGKEQYLIPYFIAAHPGTEDTDMLNLALWLKRNGFRADQVQAFLPSPMSIATAMYHSGKDTLQKVSRQSANISIPKSIKQRRLHKAFLRYHDPKNWPLLREALKEMGRVDLIGNGKQHLVPSFQPKDNPSTGQKPLLKTQAFKTKYTTNKPKSGKQKPMLTGKAR, from the coding sequence GTGAACTTCAACGCAGCCAATATTTTTGGCTACAAAAAATACTGGGCGCATCGCTTCGGCCCCGCTTCTGAACTTCCCATGAGCCTGACAGAAATGCACCAGCTAGGTTGGGATGCCTGTGACATTATACTGGTCACCGGCGATGCTTATGTCGATCACCCCAGCTTTGGCATGGCGGTAATAGGCCGAGTATTAGAAGCACAAGGCTTTAGGGTGGGAATTATTTCCCAACCAGATTGGCACAGTGCCGAGGATTTTAAAAAACTGGGGCAACCAAAACTGTTTTTTGGTGTAACCGGCGGCAACATGGATTCCATGGTAAATCGCTATACCTCTGATAAAAAAATCCGCTCCAATGATGCATATACGGCACAGGGCGCAGCGGGCAAACGCCCGGATCGAGCAGTAAACGTCTACGCGCATCGCTGCCGCGAAGCCTATAAACAGGTACCCATCATTATTGGCGGCATAGAAGCCAGTTTACGCCGCATGGCGCATTACGATTACTGGTCTGACACTGTACGTAAATCTATTTTACTGGATTCTAAAGCGGATTTATTGGTGTATGGCAATGCCGAACGGCAAATTGTAGAAATCGCTCAGCGTCTGGCAAAAGGGGAAACGGTTGCCGATCTAAAAGGTATTCGGGGCACAGTACATTTTGTAAAACAAATACCGCAGGGCTGGATAGAGAAAGACTCATCGGATATTGATAAACCCGGCGCGATCATCACGCATCACAATCCATATCAGGAAATGCCGGAGTGTGATAAAAAACCCGCCAGCGACAGCAACGAACAAGTGCTGCAATTTAAGCCGATTGCCAATTCTCAACGCAACAAAACCGTGATTCGTTTACCTGCTTATGAAGTGGTAAAAGATGATCCTATACAATATGCGCATGCCTCAAGAGTAATGCACGGCGAAACCAACCCTGGCAATGCCCGTGCCTTAATCCAGCGCCACGCCAACCGCGAGGTTTGGATTAATCCGCCGCCCTACCCGTTAACTACCGAAGAGATGGATGGCGTTTTTGATCTGCCTTATTCACGCCTGCCGCATACCGAATACGGCAAAGCCAATATACCCGCCTTTGAGATGATCCAGCATTCGGTGTTGATTATGCGCGGCTGCTTTGGTGGTTGTAGTTTTTGCTCAATAACCGAGCATGAAGGCCGCATTATTCAAAACCGTTCTGAAGATTCTATTATTCGCGAAATCGAAGCAATTAGAGATACTTCGCCCAACTTCACTGGTCATATTTCCGATTTGGGTGGGCCGACTGCCAATATGTGGCGTCTGGCCTGCAAAGATGCAGAGATTGAAGCATCATGCCGCAAACCCTCCTGTGTGTTTCCGGGTATTTGTCACAATCTCAATACCGATCAAACGCCACTCATTAAACTGTATCGACGTGCTCGTGCCATTCCAGGCATTAAGAAAATTTTTATTGCTTCCGGTTTACGCTATGACATTGCCGTGGAAAATCCAGAATATGTCAAAGAACTGGTCACCCACCATGTTGGCGGTTATTTAAAAATTGCCCCAGAACATACCGAACAAGGCCCATTGTCTAAAATGATGAAGCCTGGCATGGGTAGTTACGACCGATTCAAACAAATGTTTGATAAATATTCCAAAGAAGCAGGCAAGGAACAATATCTAATACCGTATTTTATCGCCGCACATCCGGGTACGGAAGATACCGATATGCTTAATCTGGCACTATGGTTAAAACGTAACGGCTTTCGGGCAGATCAGGTACAGGCGTTTCTGCCCTCACCCATGTCCATAGCCACAGCCATGTATCATTCGGGCAAAGACACCCTGCAAAAAGTGAGTCGACAAAGTGCTAATATTTCCATACCCAAAAGCATTAAACAAAGACGTTTACATAAAGCGTTTTTACGCTATCACGACCCCAAAAACTGGCCATTGTTGCGCGAGGCACTTAAAGAAATGGGCAGAGTTGATTTAATTGGTAATGGTAAACAACATTTGGTACCCAGCTTTCAACCCAAAGACAACCCATCGACAGGACAAAAACCGCTGTTAAAAACTCAGGCATTTAAAACCAAATACACCACAAATAAACCCAAATCCGGCAAACAGAAACCGATGCTAACGGGTAAAGCGCGGTAA
- a CDS encoding DUF4266 domain-containing protein, translating into MHNLTLPLILTLGTLSCACTEVQPWERGNLAKPVMAADPLPLQSAIRQHNYASREAAGAASSGASGGGCGCN; encoded by the coding sequence ATGCACAACCTGACTCTGCCCCTAATCCTAACACTGGGCACTCTATCCTGCGCATGCACGGAAGTACAACCCTGGGAACGGGGCAATCTGGCCAAACCGGTCATGGCGGCAGACCCATTACCCTTACAATCGGCCATTCGCCAACATAACTACGCCAGCCGCGAAGCGGCCGGTGCTGCCAGTTCCGGTGCCTCTGGAGGTGGCTGTGGTTGTAACTAA